CGTAATAAGGATGTCGGCGACGGAGACCCCGATCATCAGCATATTCAGCGCGGCGAACTGGCTGGCTCCCGCAAAGACCACCGCCGACATGAAAAGGCTCTCGCCGGCGGTAAGTCCAGCGGTCTTCGCAAGTATGCCGAAGGCCATCGCGCTCGGCACCATACCGATTATGATCGGTAGCGATTTTCTCGCGCCGGCGGAAAAACCTCCCGTAACGCTGCGGCCCCCCGAAGCCCTCTGCGTCTCTCCCATCAGCAACACCTCTATGTTTTCTTTTTATGAAAAAACATCAATCAGGTAATTGTACACGCCGCGCCGTCAAATAACAACGGAGGGAATGCATGGCAGACAAATGAAAGCCCTCCGTGTCCGCAAACCAGGGGAGCCTCTCCGGTGCGGGGAAGAGTGTCAACGGCATCTTGACGCGGCCGGCGCCGCACTACTCGCCGGAAAGAATCTCCCGCGCGATTATTTCATCGGCGACGTCCCGTTTCGAGCGGCGGCTGTCCATCGCCCGCTTCTCAATATACCGATGCGCGCCCGCCTCGCCGATGTCGTACCTCTTTATCAGCAGACACTTTGCGCGGCAGACCAGCTTTTCCTCGTCAAGGCGCGTACGCAGCCTCCTGTTTTCCTCCTCGACCAGCGAAATTTTCCCGCGCATTATCTCAAGGGCCTGCAGCGACAGCCTAAGCGCCTCTCTGTCTATTGGCTTTGGGATGACGATGATGCCGCGTCCGGCGCTTCCGGCCTCAAGCTCGGCCGCCAGTGCCTTCTTCGCGAAGAGAACGACGCCGCCGCTGCATTTGGAGGCGGCGTAGAGCGCAAGTTCCGCCCCCGCCTCATCCGGAAGCGGCGTATCTATCACAACGTTGACGAAAAGGCGCTCTCCCATCAGGCGGCGTGCCTGCGCGCCGGAAAAGGCCTCCGTAACACATCCGGCCAGCGCGCAGCCCTCTATTGAACGCAGGGCCCTGATATTCTCCTTCAGAGCCGAAACGACCAAAAACCTGCTGCCCATTCTCCCTCACGCTCCTCCCTAAGGAAACACAGATTAATTCGCTTTAGCATATAAAACCTGACGTATCGTCCGCTGATTACGGCCAGAGAGCCGAAATCTTTGATTTCGTGCGAATCGGCTGGCTTGTCCATCCGATGTGCCAGCCGCTAAACAGGCAGTCCCTGAGCGGGGCGGACGGCCAGAGAGCCAAATCAGCGATTTTCTGATTTGTGCGAGTCGGCTGGTAGTTCCATCAGGCGTATTTGCATACGTTGGAGCCACGGTCGGGGGCTGCCTGTGACGCGGATGGTGCATCTAATCAGTGGTTCCCTAAAGGGAGTCAAAGTAGGATGCCATCTCGAATTGACGGCGATCCTTCGCCTTCCAGCAGGCCTCCCATTCAGCCCTCTTACACTGCGCCACCTTTTCAAGCACCGGCAGGGCGAGATGCTTTTTAAGAAACTGGCTCCCCTCCGCAAGCTCCACGGCGGCGCCGAGATTGTCCGGCAAACTTTTATACTGGTGCAGAAGCTCGGCCGGAGCCTTGGAAAGGTCGAGATCGGCCGGGGCTCCGGGGCGGCTCCGCGACAGAATACCTTCCATCGCCGCCTCGATTATCAACGCATAGGCGATGTAGGGGTTGCATAAAGGATCGGGGGAGCGCAGCACCAGGCGCGACGAGCCGTCGCGCGCGGTTTTCGCCAACAGCAGCTGCGCGCGGTTCGCGCCGACCCAGCTCACGTACCTCGGGGCTTCAAACGAGCCCAGGCGCAGATAAGAATTCGTCGTCGTGTTAAAAAAGAGGGTCATCTCCTCGATATGCTCAAGAATACCCGCGATCGCGCCCTCTACCTCCGTCCCCATACCCAGCGCCCTCTCGGAGCCGTTCTTAAATATCGAAATATCAAAATGAAGGCCGCTGCCGCTCTCATCGTCGAGGGGCTTCGGCATGAAAGAGGCGAAGAGGCCGTCGCGCGCCGCGATCGTACGCACCACCGATTTAAACGAGACGAAATCATCCGCGCTTTCG
The window above is part of the Cloacibacillus evryensis DSM 19522 genome. Proteins encoded here:
- a CDS encoding ANTAR domain-containing response regulator, whose product is MGSRFLVVSALKENIRALRSIEGCALAGCVTEAFSGAQARRLMGERLFVNVVIDTPLPDEAGAELALYAASKCSGGVVLFAKKALAAELEAGSAGRGIIVIPKPIDREALRLSLQALEIMRGKISLVEEENRRLRTRLDEEKLVCRAKCLLIKRYDIGEAGAHRYIEKRAMDSRRSKRDVADEIIAREILSGE
- a CDS encoding glutamine synthetase family protein — protein: MDGEKVLSFVEENDIKFVRLFFCDIFGRPKSIAVMSDQLPRVFESGFGFDASAIDGFMNIAETDLLLHPCPETFCVLPWRPAMGGVARMFCDIRHAGGAPFEGDGRFLLRSAVERAALAGYSFKFRSKCEFYLFELDEKGEYTTKPHDGAGYLDIPPLDKGENLRREICLTLEELGDCPESCHHEKGPGQNQIDCRLRDAVESADDFVSFKSVVRTIAARDGLFASFMPKPLDDESGSGLHFDISIFKNGSERALGMGTEVEGAIAGILEHIEEMTLFFNTTTNSYLRLGSFEAPRYVSWVGANRAQLLLAKTARDGSSRLVLRSPDPLCNPYIAYALIIEAAMEGILSRSRPGAPADLDLSKAPAELLHQYKSLPDNLGAAVELAEGSQFLKKHLALPVLEKVAQCKRAEWEACWKAKDRRQFEMASYFDSL